Genomic window (Cellulosilyticum lentocellum DSM 5427):
CTTCTTCACTGGTCTTGGTGACAATTACATAATTTTGCTTTTTATGCATTTTTTTATGTGTTTTAAGGACTACCTCAGTATTTATATTAAAAGCTTTTTTTATCATTGTAAAGTATTTTCTTGCAATAGCCGCATTTTCTGTTTGAAATTTAATACGAAACTGATGTGCTTCATATTTTACTTCTCCCGCCATAATAATCATGGCTGCAATTTCTGCTATCATACAATGTCTCGCACCTATCGATACACATGTGAGTTCTTTTTTTACATCGGAAGAAAAGGACATCTCAGTCACCTCATCTTATGTAATTTTTGTACTAAATCTCCTCAAAAATACATTTTGCCAATTTGTCAGCATCATGTCTAATGAATTTCTTATCTTGGTCTACTTTAACAAGGGGTGCTTCTATTATTTTAATATTATCCCATATAGGATGCGTTTCATCAACCTTTAAGACACTTGCACCATCTTCCAAATATTGTCTTAAATACGTTTCTTCTATTACTTCATTATTAACAATCACTTGATTAATAACACCTTTACCCAAATAGCCTTCTAAAATCATAAGGTGTCTTTCTAGGCTTAAATCACTAGTCTCCCCTGGTTGTGTCATCAAATTAGCTACATAAAGCTTTTCAGCTTTAGCTTCTCTAATATAACAACTAATGTTTTTTACCAGCAAATTAGGAATGATACTGGTATATAAACTCCCTGGCCCTAATATAATTAAGTCTGCATCTTCTAAGGCTTCAATTACTTCAGGCGCTGGCTGTGGCATACTAGGTACAAGCTTAATGGTAGTAATATTATGTCCACTTCCTTTACCATATTCCACAATCTCACTTTCACCTGAAATCCATTGTCCATTGTCAAAGGTAGCTTCTAAGTGTACATCTTCTAATGTAACGGGCAATACTTTCCCTGTAATAGCTAAAACATTACTTGTTACACGCACTGCTTCCTCAAAACCACCTGTTACATCCGTCAGTGCAGCTAAAAAAAGATTTCCAAAGCTTTGCCCTTGTAAGGTTCCTTCTTTAAAGCGATACTGCAAAAGCTTTTCCATAATAGGTTCTGTGTTAGCTAGTGCTACAATACAGTTTCGTATATCTCCAGGTGCAATAATCCCCATTTCTTCTCTTAGTTTTCCAGAGCCTCCCCCATTATCTGCAACAGTTACAATAGCTGTAATCTGTGAGGTATATTTTTTAATGCCTCTTAGCATGGTTGATAATCCTGTTCCGCCACCTATTACTACAATCTTTTTATTTTGCTGCGTTGTTTTTATCATTTATTTCCCTCTTTTACTATCCTTCTCTATATCTCTATGCTGTTTAATCACAGTGTGCCCCTCATTTTGTAAATAATCATAGAGTGCATTAGCAAGAGTGACAGAACGATGTTTACCGCCTGTGCAACCAATAGCAATAACGAGTTGATTTTTCCCCTCTTTTTTAAAGTTAGGAATCAAAAAGGCAATCATATCTTGAAGCTTTGTAAGGAAGGTTTGACTTACCTCAAATTGCATGACATAATCACTGACAATAGATTCATTCCCTGTATGTGGTCTCATCTCAGGAATATAATAAGGATTCGGAGCAAAACGGACATCAAATACTAAATCTGCATCAATAGGAATCCCATATTTAAATCCAAAGGATACAATAGTAATCATTAAACTATCGAAAGCCTTGTCTTCGCAATAAATCTTATATAATACGCCTCTTGTATCTTTTGGGAGCATATAAGAAGTGTCTATGATATGATTAGCTTTTTCCTTTATTTCTCTTAATATACGTCTTTCTCTTTCAATTCCCTCTTCAATTCTTTCACTACGAGCTAGCGGATGTAAACGTCTTGTTTCTTTAAAACGTTTAATCAGTTCTGCATCACTGCAATCAAAAAATACAATCTCATAAGTATGTCCACTTTTTTGGAGTTCATTTAAACTCGTAAATAAATCAGCAAATAAACTGCCTCCTCTTGTATCTATACCTAAAACAACCTTACTTAGCTTATTTTGTTGTGAAACAATAAGCTCTGCAAAGCTTTTAATCAGTGTAGGTGGTAAATTGTCTACGCAATAATAACCCATATCTTCAAAGCAGTTAATAGCACTACTTTTCCCTGCTCCTGACATGCCCGTAACAATGACAAAGTTCATAAGACTCCCTCCTATTCCTTTCGCTTTACTTCTTTATCATACAAGTTTTATATAAAGGGGCTATTAAGATAGCCCCTCCTTTTATCGTTAAAACCCAAGCATTTTTACTTCTGGCTCTAGCTCTACATCAAATTTTTCTTTAACAATGCGTTTCACTTCTTGAATCAAATGAATCACATCCTCGCAAGTAGCTTCTCCAGTATTGACTACAAAACCACAGTGTTTATCAGATATCATAGCGCCACCTACCTGAAAACCTCTTAAACCACTATCCATAATAAGCTTTCCTGCAAAATAACCTTCGGGTCTTTTAAAAGTACTGCCTGCACTTGGTTTATCTAGTGGTTGCTTATCACGTCTACGCCCTGCATAATCCTTCATGAGCTCTTGAATTTTCTCTTTATCTCCTGGCTCTAGTATAAAGGTAGCTTCTAAAACAATATAGCCTTTCTTTTGAATAACGCTGGTACGATAACCTAGCTCTAATTCCTCATTAGAAAGCTTTAATATTTCTCCTTCTGGTGTCATAACTTCACAGGAAGCAATGACATGCTTCATTTCACCGCCATAAGCACCTGCATTCATCACTACTGCTCCACCTAAGGTTCCAGGTATACCATGAGCAAACTCAAAACCAGTTAATTCATTTTCTAATGCTTTAGCTGCTATTCTAGCAAGAAGTGCACCAGATTGCGCTGTAATCCTGTTATCTTCTACAGTAATTTCTGCAAACTGATTATAAAGCTGAATAATAACACCTCTATAACCTGCGTCTGATACAAGTAAATTACTACCATTGCCTAAAATATAATAAGGTACTTTTTCTGTGGCACACACCTGCAATATAGTACTTAATTGCTCTTTGTTTTCTGGTTTAACCATTATATCTGCTAGGCCACCAATCTTAAAGGTGGTATAATTTTTCATTGGTTCATGGGTTAAAATGTGCTGAGTAGGTATCTTTTCAGATAAAAGCTGCACAATCTTGTTTATGTCCATTATTTCAACTCCTTATGCTTAAAACAATGCTTCCATTTTATTGTATTGATCTTCATCATATTGTAACACAGATTCCTGTTAAAAAGCATTAGGAAATTACTTTATAGTTTAAACGAAGCTGAACTTCCTCTAGCCCCTGTAGTAATTTCAAGACCTACTGGGATTTGTTCTCGTAACTCTTTTACATGTGATATGATTCCTATTAAACGACCTGTATCTTGAATACTTAGTAAAGTTTTAATAGCTAGCTCTAGTGCCTCTTCATCTAAACTACCAAAACCTTCATCAATAAATAACGTATCTAGTGGCGTAGCTCCTGCTAATCTTTGAATCACTTCAGATAAGCCGAGGGCTAGCGCTAGTGCTGCCATAAAACTTTCACCACCTGATAAGGTTGTTACAGGCCTTGTCTCATTATTATAATAATCCTTAATGCCAATATCTAAACCTGCTTGTGCATTAGCACGAGATAAATCGTCACTACGGAATAATTCATAACGATTATGGGTCATCGGCCTTAATTTCTTATTAGCACTTCTTAAAACTTCCTCAAAAATGCTACTTTGAATATATCTTTCAAAAGAAAGTCCCTTTCTATTCTTTCCCTTCGCATAGCTACTAATTTTTTCAATAACACTTTGTTTTTTTACTATGGTTTTAACCTCATCATAAAGATGAGTTAATGCTTGCTGAATCTTTAAATGCTTCATTTGATTATTTTTCACTTCATTAACCTTTAAACTTAAAGCTGTGCTTTGCTCCATCAATACTTGATGCTTATTGGTAACGCTCACTCTTTCTTCTTCTGAGAAATCTTTTGTTTTTTCTTGAAGCTCTTTACACTGACTTGTGAGTAAATTTCTTCTTTGTTTATACTCACCTAAATCAGCTTTAGCCGTTTCTAGATCTTCTGGTGTCATTTTGTAAATCTTAAAATCTCCCATATCACTGAAACCAGCAACTTCTAAGGCATTTTCAAACTCAA
Coding sequences:
- a CDS encoding gluconeogenesis factor YvcK family protein; amino-acid sequence: MIKTTQQNKKIVVIGGGTGLSTMLRGIKKYTSQITAIVTVADNGGGSGKLREEMGIIAPGDIRNCIVALANTEPIMEKLLQYRFKEGTLQGQSFGNLFLAALTDVTGGFEEAVRVTSNVLAITGKVLPVTLEDVHLEATFDNGQWISGESEIVEYGKGSGHNITTIKLVPSMPQPAPEVIEALEDADLIILGPGSLYTSIIPNLLVKNISCYIREAKAEKLYVANLMTQPGETSDLSLERHLMILEGYLGKGVINQVIVNNEVIEETYLRQYLEDGASVLKVDETHPIWDNIKIIEAPLVKVDQDKKFIRHDADKLAKCIFEEI
- the rapZ gene encoding RNase adapter RapZ; translation: MNFVIVTGMSGAGKSSAINCFEDMGYYCVDNLPPTLIKSFAELIVSQQNKLSKVVLGIDTRGGSLFADLFTSLNELQKSGHTYEIVFFDCSDAELIKRFKETRRLHPLARSERIEEGIERERRILREIKEKANHIIDTSYMLPKDTRGVLYKIYCEDKAFDSLMITIVSFGFKYGIPIDADLVFDVRFAPNPYYIPEMRPHTGNESIVSDYVMQFEVSQTFLTKLQDMIAFLIPNFKKEGKNQLVIAIGCTGGKHRSVTLANALYDYLQNEGHTVIKQHRDIEKDSKRGK
- the murB gene encoding UDP-N-acetylmuramate dehydrogenase; translated protein: MDINKIVQLLSEKIPTQHILTHEPMKNYTTFKIGGLADIMVKPENKEQLSTILQVCATEKVPYYILGNGSNLLVSDAGYRGVIIQLYNQFAEITVEDNRITAQSGALLARIAAKALENELTGFEFAHGIPGTLGGAVVMNAGAYGGEMKHVIASCEVMTPEGEILKLSNEELELGYRTSVIQKKGYIVLEATFILEPGDKEKIQELMKDYAGRRRDKQPLDKPSAGSTFKRPEGYFAGKLIMDSGLRGFQVGGAMISDKHCGFVVNTGEATCEDVIHLIQEVKRIVKEKFDVELEPEVKMLGF